A genomic segment from uncultured Desulfuromonas sp. encodes:
- a CDS encoding cation acetate symporter, producing MIGAQDPLAVALFLCVVAVGIGLSTQMVRRTSSPSEYFVAGGNIHWSVNGLAFIGDYLSAASFLGVGGLIATVGYDGFLYSIGFLAGWAFALLVVAEPFRRFGRVTFTDVIDARFRSRGVRLTAAVSTLVICLCYLIPQMVGVGTLVTPLLGIPYYLGILLIGAVVTIIVATSGMASTTYVQCLKGVALLTVSAWLAYAVLDRGLPELPAPDGEEMVVPLDQGRVVLPEGLSLEPGWQESEAGMAGFLPVVAADGRRLLWQVESAGDAQAHFVRSHYTVLIDDEAVVDGVSPPPPVPLSVGRLAERSDACAEGALGPLSFLRCFSESDLYFWKRVTFVEQDSLVTAFRRERTSGRNLLSTGGLFALPSGSCVARLDFISLMIALLCGTAALPHILIRYYTVGNHAAARKSTVLAIVGICIFYCACLIMSLGAMSGQAVNLLDSNMTIPLLARTFGTAAFAVVTAVAFAAVLGSVSGLIIAASGAVAHDLMDCFLGITMNEKEKVVVGRMSAFVVGCGAIYFGLIFEGMNVSYLAGLTFALAAAANLPALLMALFWSKTTGRGVVCSMLTGLFSSLVLILLSPEMYVRYGHLASDAPFALNNPVLVALPLSLLVLIVVSKRYPDSPSV from the coding sequence ATGATTGGCGCCCAAGATCCGTTGGCTGTTGCACTGTTCTTGTGTGTTGTCGCCGTTGGTATCGGTCTCTCCACGCAGATGGTCCGCCGGACCTCCTCCCCTTCTGAATATTTTGTCGCTGGCGGCAATATCCATTGGAGTGTCAATGGGCTGGCGTTTATCGGCGACTACCTGTCTGCGGCTTCCTTTCTTGGTGTTGGTGGTTTGATTGCCACCGTCGGCTACGACGGTTTTCTCTACTCGATCGGCTTTCTGGCCGGTTGGGCTTTTGCCTTGCTGGTTGTGGCTGAACCGTTTCGTCGGTTTGGCCGGGTGACGTTCACCGATGTGATTGATGCACGCTTTCGTTCTCGTGGGGTGCGACTGACTGCAGCTGTGAGCACTCTGGTGATTTGCCTGTGCTATCTCATCCCGCAAATGGTCGGTGTTGGAACACTGGTTACGCCGCTGCTCGGTATCCCCTATTATCTCGGCATCCTCCTTATTGGAGCCGTTGTCACGATTATTGTTGCCACTTCCGGGATGGCCTCAACAACGTATGTTCAGTGTCTTAAAGGAGTTGCGTTGCTGACGGTTTCCGCCTGGCTGGCTTATGCCGTGCTTGATCGTGGTTTGCCTGAGTTGCCGGCGCCAGATGGGGAAGAGATGGTGGTGCCTCTTGACCAGGGACGTGTTGTTTTGCCTGAAGGGCTGTCTCTCGAACCTGGATGGCAGGAGTCTGAAGCCGGGATGGCGGGATTTCTTCCTGTTGTCGCAGCGGATGGCCGGCGACTGTTGTGGCAAGTCGAGTCCGCTGGAGATGCGCAAGCTCATTTTGTCCGCAGTCATTATACGGTTTTGATCGATGATGAGGCTGTTGTCGACGGGGTTAGCCCGCCACCGCCGGTGCCGCTGTCTGTCGGTCGACTGGCTGAACGATCTGATGCCTGTGCAGAGGGGGCGTTGGGTCCTTTGTCCTTTTTGCGCTGTTTCTCCGAAAGTGACCTTTATTTCTGGAAGCGTGTAACCTTTGTTGAGCAGGATAGTCTGGTCACTGCGTTTCGGCGGGAGCGGACCTCTGGGCGTAATCTGTTGAGCACGGGGGGGCTGTTTGCTCTGCCTTCAGGAAGTTGCGTCGCCCGACTGGACTTTATCTCGTTAATGATTGCATTGTTGTGTGGAACCGCCGCATTGCCACACATCCTGATTCGTTACTATACGGTTGGCAACCACGCTGCCGCGCGCAAGTCCACCGTGTTGGCAATTGTCGGCATTTGTATTTTTTACTGTGCCTGCCTGATTATGAGCCTGGGGGCCATGTCTGGACAGGCGGTCAACCTGCTTGACAGCAATATGACGATTCCTCTGTTGGCGCGTACTTTCGGGACGGCGGCTTTTGCGGTGGTGACGGCTGTGGCCTTTGCTGCTGTGTTGGGGAGTGTCAGTGGTCTCATTATTGCGGCTTCCGGTGCTGTCGCGCATGATTTGATGGACTGTTTTCTCGGTATCACCATGAATGAAAAAGAGAAAGTGGTGGTGGGGAGAATGTCTGCCTTTGTCGTTGGTTGTGGGGCGATTTATTTTGGTCTGATCTTTGAAGGGATGAATGTTTCCTATCTTGCCGGTCTGACCTTCGCTTTAGCTGCTGCTGCGAATCTGCCGGCGTTATTGATGGCCCTGTTTTGGAGCAAGACAACGGGCCGTGGTGTCGTCTGCTCTATGCTTACCGGGTTGTTTAGCTCTCTCGTCCTGATTCTGCTTTCTCCAGAAATGTATGTCCGTTACGGTCATCTGGCCTCTGATGCCCCCTTTGCTCTTAATAATCCGGTCCTGGTGGCATTGCCGCTGTCTCTTTTGGTCCTGATTGTCGTTTCAAAGCGTTATCCAGATTCCCCTTCCGTATAG